One window of the Pseudobdellovibrionaceae bacterium genome contains the following:
- the pruA gene encoding L-glutamate gamma-semialdehyde dehydrogenase — MNQERKTVNRQQLQGQIQSKGELIFRSMEGESSSVFNRDWWYGRIMDWSMKNEQFKTQMFRFVDVLPYLNSGAEVARHLKEYFAETDGNLPSIFNFGLGMGSLAPALLAGAVRKNVTQMAKMFITGETPKDALPALKKGRKNNMCFTVDLLGEATLSEKEALDYQRRYIELITWLAKDAEKWPKNIQIDEDAQGDIPKVNVSVKVTALYSQVKAAAWEETVATLKERLRPIFYLAKEHNVFVNIDMEQFDHKELTLAVFRELLMEPEFKSYPYWGIVIQAYLRDSLEDTKSLIEFAKQRGTPFTIRLVKGAYWDFETIFAQQRNWETPVYLNKQESDWNYENCLQALLENYSHIRVAAASHNVRSLAAAMVMAEELGLDKKAIELQMLYGMADPIKKACIKMGYRVREYATVGELIPGMAYLVRRLLENTSNESFLRSKFAENVSTEKLLKDPSADLNLTDGSVKKGQGFFNEPLYDWGIAGNRQQMKEALAQWKQNLGQTYPLVINNKEVRTESSQDSLNPSRPNEVIGKVALANAEQTEAAVAGAKAAFPGWAATPVVVRAEYLDKLADVMARDRFKLAALEVLEVGKTWSEADGDITEAIDFCRYYAQDMRRLDKPQRVGHAPGEVSLYHYLPRGVAAVIAPWNFPLAILTGMVAAAMVTGNTVVMKPAEQSPVIAAQLMKLLLEIGVPPGVVQFLPGIGEEVGEILTGHKDIDLIAFTGSQKVGLHIVNKASVTQPGQKGVKRCIIEMGGKNALIIDSDADLDEAVGGVVYSAFGFQGQKCSACSRVIVLESQYERFLDRLIEATKSFHVGDAEDPKTFMGPVVDEESQQRILRTIEEAKAYAEIAFQGEKPAEGYFVAPTIFVGVDPKSKLAQEEIFGPVLAVIMAKDMDQAIAIANDTAFGLTGGVYSRSPLHIEKVKRELMVGNLYINRGITGAMVDRHPFGGFKMSGVGSKTGGPDYLLQYLEPRVITENTMRRGFAPPEEENT; from the coding sequence ATGAATCAAGAGAGAAAGACTGTGAATCGCCAACAACTGCAGGGGCAAATTCAATCTAAGGGTGAATTGATCTTTCGTTCGATGGAAGGGGAATCCTCCTCCGTCTTCAATCGCGATTGGTGGTACGGGCGGATCATGGATTGGAGCATGAAGAACGAGCAATTCAAGACGCAAATGTTCCGCTTTGTGGATGTTCTTCCCTATCTCAATTCGGGCGCAGAAGTGGCTCGCCACCTAAAAGAGTACTTCGCCGAAACTGATGGCAATCTGCCCTCGATTTTTAATTTTGGTTTGGGTATGGGCTCGCTGGCCCCCGCCCTCCTGGCCGGAGCAGTTCGTAAGAATGTCACGCAAATGGCCAAGATGTTCATCACGGGGGAAACACCTAAGGATGCTCTCCCGGCACTTAAAAAGGGCCGCAAGAACAATATGTGCTTCACCGTGGATCTACTTGGCGAAGCCACATTGTCTGAAAAGGAGGCTCTCGACTACCAGCGCCGCTACATCGAACTCATCACCTGGCTGGCCAAAGACGCTGAAAAGTGGCCGAAGAACATTCAAATTGACGAAGACGCCCAAGGCGACATTCCCAAGGTCAATGTGTCGGTTAAAGTGACGGCCCTCTACTCGCAAGTGAAGGCAGCGGCTTGGGAAGAAACTGTGGCCACTCTTAAGGAGCGCCTGAGGCCCATCTTTTATTTAGCCAAAGAACACAATGTCTTTGTCAACATCGACATGGAACAGTTCGACCACAAAGAGCTCACTCTCGCCGTATTCCGTGAACTTTTGATGGAGCCTGAGTTTAAGAGTTATCCCTATTGGGGGATTGTCATTCAGGCCTATCTCCGGGATTCACTCGAAGACACCAAATCTCTAATTGAATTTGCCAAGCAGCGCGGAACACCCTTTACCATTCGTCTGGTGAAAGGTGCTTATTGGGATTTTGAAACTATCTTTGCTCAACAGAGAAACTGGGAAACACCCGTTTACCTCAATAAACAGGAATCAGACTGGAATTACGAAAACTGCCTGCAGGCACTGCTTGAGAACTACTCCCATATTCGTGTGGCTGCGGCCTCTCACAATGTGCGATCTCTTGCCGCCGCCATGGTGATGGCCGAAGAGTTAGGCCTTGATAAAAAGGCCATTGAGCTGCAAATGCTCTATGGCATGGCCGACCCAATCAAAAAGGCCTGCATTAAAATGGGCTATCGCGTGCGGGAATACGCCACTGTTGGTGAATTGATTCCGGGAATGGCCTATTTGGTGCGAAGACTCTTGGAAAACACTTCCAATGAGTCCTTCTTGCGCTCAAAATTTGCTGAAAACGTGTCCACCGAGAAATTACTCAAAGATCCGAGTGCCGACCTTAACCTTACTGATGGCAGTGTGAAGAAGGGCCAAGGGTTCTTTAACGAACCCCTTTATGACTGGGGCATTGCCGGCAATCGCCAACAGATGAAGGAGGCTCTTGCTCAGTGGAAACAAAATCTCGGCCAGACCTATCCTCTGGTGATCAACAACAAAGAGGTTAGGACCGAAAGCTCTCAAGACAGTCTCAATCCTTCCCGCCCCAATGAGGTGATCGGCAAGGTCGCCCTAGCCAATGCGGAACAAACTGAGGCAGCAGTTGCGGGAGCCAAGGCCGCATTCCCTGGTTGGGCTGCCACGCCGGTGGTGGTGCGAGCCGAGTACCTGGACAAATTGGCCGATGTGATGGCCCGTGACCGCTTTAAGCTGGCAGCACTGGAAGTGTTGGAAGTAGGAAAAACCTGGAGTGAAGCTGATGGTGATATCACTGAAGCCATCGACTTTTGCCGCTACTACGCTCAGGATATGCGCCGCTTGGATAAACCACAGAGAGTGGGACACGCACCGGGTGAAGTGAGCCTCTATCATTATTTACCCCGCGGAGTGGCTGCCGTGATCGCGCCCTGGAATTTCCCTCTGGCAATTTTAACTGGAATGGTGGCGGCTGCCATGGTCACCGGAAACACAGTGGTGATGAAGCCGGCTGAACAGAGTCCAGTGATTGCTGCGCAACTGATGAAGCTGCTGTTGGAGATCGGCGTCCCGCCTGGAGTGGTGCAGTTCCTTCCCGGTATTGGTGAAGAAGTTGGGGAAATTCTCACCGGACACAAGGATATTGATCTGATTGCCTTCACTGGTTCGCAAAAAGTAGGACTTCATATCGTCAACAAAGCCAGTGTAACCCAGCCCGGACAAAAGGGTGTCAAACGCTGCATCATTGAAATGGGCGGAAAGAATGCCTTGATTATTGATTCAGATGCCGATTTGGACGAAGCCGTTGGCGGGGTTGTGTACTCGGCCTTTGGTTTTCAGGGACAAAAGTGTTCTGCCTGCAGCCGGGTGATCGTGTTGGAAAGCCAATATGAACGCTTCCTTGATCGACTGATCGAAGCCACCAAGAGCTTCCATGTTGGTGATGCGGAAGACCCCAAGACTTTCATGGGACCCGTTGTGGATGAAGAATCCCAACAGCGAATTCTGCGCACCATTGAGGAGGCTAAAGCTTATGCCGAGATTGCCTTTCAGGGTGAAAAACCCGCTGAAGGCTACTTTGTTGCTCCAACGATCTTTGTTGGTGTTGATCCCAAATCCAAGTTGGCCCAGGAAGAGATTTTTGGACCTGTCTTGGCGGTGATTATGGCCAAGGATATGGACCAGGCCATTGCAATTGCCAACGACACGGCCTTCGGACTGACTGGTGGTGTTTATTCGCGCAGTCCTCTGCACATTGAAAAGGTAAAACGCGAATTGATGGTGGGTAACCTCTACATCAACCGCGGCATTACGGGCGCCATGGTCGATCGACATCCCTTTGGCGGCTTTAAAATGTCAGGTGTGGGCAGTAAAACCGGTGGACCGGACTACTTGCTCCAATACCTGGAGCCTCGGGTGATCACGGAAAATACCATGCGCCGTGGGTTCGCCCCGCCTGAAGAGGAAAACACCTAA
- a CDS encoding rhomboid family intramembrane serine protease — MILPYLNGVLRFKDCPITWLIFIINAFVMIATLNDLVSAQASLDETMKDNYYVVSQGNFYAQFIGDHQAHYTPFMRELSVRALSGDEEKVKLLGNLALRNEKFMKEAPDYPFRGDQVARGWWLDKVQEMREIQDRHPSYVLGLNVNHIGLDHWVSYQFVHSGFLHFAFNMIFLFIFGCYLETILGGLAVAVIYLGSGMVAAGTFLLINGASSAPLIGASGAVSGLMALFCFLHWRVPVRCFYWLFIPVKGYSGFVYVPAWIIFFLWSTSDLGGYLGSLAEFGGIAYTAHLGGEAAGLITGAVLLVLTYFRPDQPPHQQVSEENPLDDNRAA, encoded by the coding sequence ATGATACTTCCCTATCTCAACGGAGTGCTCCGTTTTAAGGACTGTCCGATCACCTGGTTAATTTTCATAATTAATGCATTCGTGATGATTGCCACCCTCAATGATCTTGTGTCTGCTCAGGCCTCCTTGGATGAGACCATGAAAGACAATTACTATGTGGTCTCCCAGGGAAACTTTTATGCACAGTTCATTGGTGATCATCAGGCCCATTATACTCCGTTTATGCGTGAACTCTCTGTACGAGCGCTAAGTGGGGACGAGGAAAAAGTTAAGCTTTTGGGCAACCTCGCCCTCCGCAATGAAAAGTTCATGAAGGAAGCTCCTGACTACCCCTTTAGGGGCGATCAGGTGGCTCGTGGCTGGTGGTTGGACAAGGTGCAGGAAATGCGGGAAATCCAGGATCGTCATCCTAGTTATGTCTTAGGGTTGAACGTCAACCATATTGGATTGGATCATTGGGTCTCCTATCAATTTGTCCACAGTGGATTTCTCCACTTTGCATTCAATATGATCTTTCTTTTCATATTTGGCTGCTACCTAGAAACTATACTGGGGGGGCTGGCTGTAGCCGTTATCTATCTTGGCTCCGGCATGGTGGCCGCGGGGACCTTCCTATTGATCAACGGTGCGTCCAGTGCACCTTTGATTGGCGCTAGTGGCGCAGTGAGTGGCTTGATGGCACTGTTTTGTTTTTTGCATTGGCGCGTTCCGGTCCGTTGTTTCTATTGGTTGTTTATTCCCGTAAAGGGTTATTCGGGATTTGTCTATGTTCCGGCCTGGATCATTTTCTTTCTTTGGTCAACCTCAGACTTGGGTGGCTACCTCGGTTCCCTGGCAGAATTTGGTGGCATCGCCTACACCGCGCACCTGGGGGGCGAGGCCGCAGGTCTCATCACTGGAGCTGTCCTATTGGTCCTCACTTATTTTCGACCAGACCAGCCTCCTCACCAACAAGTCAGTGAGGAAAACCCATTGGACGATAACAGGGCTGCCTAA
- a CDS encoding RDD family protein, translating into MVIEDPNFKNDSSREEGAENTGPTRHRHHPLKLASPLDRLAAAVVDFFLVILPISTLAAAPFKKGIMKALILQDETDFILYLALLILTSGVVVVLYQTLMVWLFGATLGKMFWGLRVERLWKHRRPTFSASLIRSVFWLFDSILGFVPHLAVFANEKRRPLHDRVADTVVITLKDRGVRSPGVIEASFVHGVIAAFAVFALVLLSFNSFDLYMKSKSQDALVSSLEEEGSLCKSVGRAVEDWPADDDDDPDRLQVAMALFAAGEVAKSCLGAEVDLKLVRQGVESPLAYLAQSFVHADNAELSDRYLARVCEVSPDSDSCKMSQIVTLWTEEKWSEVGRLFDSLNKTNEHYILVWAVRHFVKRGEFEQATQYLEKIEPRRSLGAFLGMQRAKVYWGMRRMEEARAAASVAFETMGPTERVDLASWLCYEEVEQSCQGVSSRSCQILEKAVEDSDEYLVDSKVALTYIKQNECKKGYGRAYEELSRQIPLTHARRLLFALAMWDKKQISDGRQVLWELINNKEADQDFRDEAKALIISWASKSEDLEALRNDWEREKPDLRWRRLGYRLFRGYYLLSDYKTAFEISRNMGTGVYWDSMMEEQVIISAYHLGKKQEAWSLLKQYKPNLIPQVNQRSPASANSEFDVVTKVLQREFKGK; encoded by the coding sequence ATGGTTATTGAAGATCCCAACTTTAAAAATGACTCCTCAAGGGAAGAGGGTGCGGAGAACACGGGTCCCACCAGACACCGTCATCATCCCCTCAAGTTAGCTTCTCCATTGGACCGCCTGGCAGCGGCGGTGGTTGATTTCTTTTTGGTGATTCTTCCCATCTCCACATTAGCTGCAGCTCCTTTTAAAAAAGGGATCATGAAAGCACTGATTCTCCAGGACGAGACCGATTTCATTTTGTACCTTGCATTGTTGATTCTCACCAGCGGTGTGGTGGTTGTTTTGTATCAAACACTCATGGTGTGGCTGTTTGGAGCGACTCTCGGGAAAATGTTTTGGGGCTTGCGGGTGGAAAGACTGTGGAAACATCGTCGACCCACATTTTCAGCTTCCTTGATCCGCTCAGTCTTTTGGCTTTTTGATTCAATCCTCGGGTTCGTTCCTCACCTTGCAGTTTTCGCGAACGAGAAGCGGCGGCCTCTCCATGATCGTGTTGCCGACACGGTCGTCATCACTCTTAAAGACAGGGGAGTTCGCTCGCCCGGCGTGATCGAGGCATCCTTCGTTCATGGTGTAATTGCCGCATTCGCGGTATTTGCTCTGGTGTTGTTGAGCTTCAATTCGTTTGACCTCTATATGAAATCAAAAAGCCAGGATGCCCTTGTAAGTTCTCTGGAAGAGGAAGGCAGCCTCTGCAAATCAGTCGGCAGGGCAGTTGAGGATTGGCCGGCCGACGATGATGATGATCCGGATCGTCTCCAGGTGGCGATGGCATTGTTTGCTGCGGGCGAGGTCGCCAAGTCCTGCCTGGGGGCTGAGGTCGACTTGAAATTGGTCCGTCAAGGAGTAGAGTCACCATTGGCCTATTTGGCACAGTCCTTTGTTCATGCCGACAATGCTGAGTTATCAGATCGCTATTTGGCGCGAGTGTGTGAGGTGTCTCCTGACTCTGACAGCTGTAAGATGAGCCAGATCGTCACGCTGTGGACGGAAGAGAAGTGGTCGGAGGTGGGAAGGCTGTTTGACTCCCTCAATAAGACCAATGAACACTACATCTTGGTTTGGGCAGTTCGCCACTTTGTTAAGCGGGGCGAATTTGAACAGGCGACCCAATATTTGGAGAAGATCGAACCGCGGCGCTCGCTGGGCGCATTTTTAGGAATGCAACGAGCAAAGGTCTACTGGGGAATGCGCCGCATGGAAGAGGCCCGAGCCGCCGCCTCTGTGGCTTTTGAAACCATGGGTCCAACGGAGAGGGTGGATCTCGCCAGTTGGCTATGCTACGAGGAAGTGGAGCAGAGTTGTCAGGGCGTGAGTTCCCGTAGCTGTCAGATTCTGGAGAAGGCGGTCGAGGATTCTGACGAGTATTTGGTCGATTCCAAGGTGGCTCTCACTTACATAAAACAAAATGAATGCAAAAAGGGCTATGGTCGTGCATATGAAGAGCTGTCTCGGCAAATTCCTCTTACCCATGCCCGTCGGCTGCTCTTTGCCCTGGCTATGTGGGATAAGAAGCAAATCTCGGACGGCCGACAGGTACTGTGGGAGCTGATTAACAACAAAGAGGCGGACCAGGATTTTCGGGATGAGGCCAAGGCTTTGATCATTTCTTGGGCGTCCAAGTCTGAGGATTTGGAAGCACTTCGCAATGACTGGGAGCGGGAAAAACCAGATCTCCGTTGGCGGCGCTTGGGGTATCGCCTGTTCCGTGGTTACTATTTGTTGAGTGATTATAAAACCGCCTTTGAGATTTCCCGCAATATGGGAACGGGCGTTTATTGGGACTCCATGATGGAAGAGCAGGTCATTATCTCGGCCTATCATTTGGGAAAAAAACAAGAAGCCTGGTCTTTGTTGAAGCAATATAAGCCCAACCTGATTCCTCAGGTAAACCAGCGCAGCCCGGCCAGCGCAAATTCGGAATTTGACGTGGTGACTAAGGTCCTCCAGCGGGAGTTTAAGGGCAAATGA
- a CDS encoding tetratricopeptide repeat protein: MNMSSPTSSLKLLLGAFITFSFCLGSQAAEGSLSAMEKRLAAAPDNIKLRIQFAAELGHKKGSEQKIIDTLNPYADEVPLESQLLLAAAYNGLKKFKDEVRVLKKVVEKAPTNHEAYYILGHAHLNAKEQVDAVASFRRAIKLNRAYREAYEALLMIFEKAGDNYESRIVLKDMQKQFGKDPSSMSHLCRLDSTDGYLDAAILNCQKAIKMDSKKPDNHVYLAQSLSDKKNESKAGKVLITASKKYPKSEFVQWAAGQYYFKQNNYPVAAKYFNRAVTANDKSARAYLGFALSIFEQKKYDEALKAFMSACEIDESVLEKLREAQGKLRSIKEDDWSKRYSREVYECKKRRNEKAKSEG, translated from the coding sequence ATGAATATGAGCAGTCCGACATCTTCCCTTAAGCTCCTACTTGGAGCCTTCATCACCTTCTCATTTTGCCTGGGTAGCCAGGCAGCGGAGGGCAGCCTTTCGGCAATGGAAAAGAGGCTGGCTGCGGCTCCTGACAACATCAAGCTGCGTATTCAGTTTGCGGCTGAACTGGGTCACAAGAAGGGCTCTGAGCAAAAGATCATCGACACCCTTAATCCCTATGCCGACGAAGTTCCTCTGGAGTCCCAGCTCCTGCTGGCAGCAGCCTACAATGGCCTTAAGAAATTCAAGGATGAGGTTCGGGTTTTAAAAAAGGTGGTTGAAAAGGCGCCCACCAATCATGAAGCTTACTACATACTTGGCCACGCCCACCTCAATGCCAAAGAGCAAGTCGACGCGGTAGCCAGTTTTCGTCGGGCAATTAAGTTAAATCGCGCCTATCGTGAGGCTTACGAGGCACTGCTGATGATATTTGAAAAGGCCGGCGACAACTATGAAAGTCGGATAGTCCTGAAGGACATGCAGAAGCAGTTTGGCAAAGACCCGTCCTCCATGTCCCACCTTTGTCGCTTGGATTCCACTGATGGGTACCTAGATGCCGCCATCCTAAACTGCCAAAAGGCCATCAAGATGGACTCAAAAAAGCCGGATAATCACGTTTATCTGGCGCAAAGCCTGAGTGATAAAAAAAACGAATCCAAAGCCGGGAAAGTACTGATTACGGCCTCAAAGAAATATCCAAAATCAGAATTCGTTCAATGGGCAGCCGGCCAGTACTATTTTAAACAGAACAATTATCCCGTGGCGGCCAAATACTTTAATCGTGCTGTTACTGCCAACGACAAATCCGCCCGCGCCTACTTGGGATTTGCCCTCTCCATTTTTGAGCAAAAAAAATATGACGAGGCTCTCAAGGCTTTTATGAGTGCCTGTGAAATTGACGAGTCTGTCTTGGAAAAGTTGCGCGAAGCTCAAGGGAAATTACGCTCGATCAAAGAGGATGACTGGTCCAAGCGCTACTCCCGTGAAGTATACGAATGTAAAAAACGCCGAAATGAAAAGGCGAAATCCGAGGGGTAA
- a CDS encoding PDZ domain-containing protein — MRQQGWRFVLGALVVMFIVAVPSYLSVRASIHVEVVQYICNLVEMKFYEYTKGLEEWADKCRAEGLEISPWESTREVLGRIQVHFNHLGISHLEVYTPVEDKRLWEGQGQEIGVQARLIEDRYVITKVLPGSMAAQAELQPGDIVEELDGEPIHSLWQIHTGRGFFTVIRGDKVFRVFLEPREVILDSSPQVRVLDPNTAVLEISSFRSPYFEEEDWKKVIRQLEPFSKVLVDIRENSGGSFVAMLRALSPFFCEPTLIGHLVQPRKDQDKRGPLLDNLAEDYQLAELDQKGVLDLVTFAGYGCVKGKVTVLTNYQTASVSEIFAHGIRKRGNARVWGEPTAGDVVLAVWYAIPHLAKGYSLSIPEATVVTHDNVNLEAQGVWPDRELEYRLSDAVQGLDSWVVEAAR, encoded by the coding sequence ATGCGACAGCAGGGTTGGCGTTTTGTTTTAGGTGCTCTCGTGGTCATGTTCATCGTGGCCGTGCCTTCTTATTTGTCTGTACGCGCCAGTATCCACGTTGAGGTGGTTCAATACATCTGCAATCTCGTGGAAATGAAGTTCTATGAATACACCAAAGGCCTTGAAGAGTGGGCCGACAAGTGTCGGGCCGAAGGCCTGGAAATCAGCCCCTGGGAATCGACCCGGGAAGTACTCGGCCGCATTCAGGTCCACTTCAATCACCTGGGCATCTCCCATTTAGAAGTCTACACGCCTGTTGAGGACAAGCGTCTATGGGAAGGGCAGGGACAAGAGATCGGTGTCCAGGCCCGTCTCATTGAAGACCGTTATGTGATCACCAAGGTCCTGCCCGGAAGTATGGCCGCTCAGGCAGAGCTTCAGCCTGGTGATATTGTTGAGGAGCTCGATGGCGAACCCATTCACTCCCTTTGGCAGATCCACACGGGTCGCGGATTCTTTACCGTTATTCGCGGGGACAAGGTATTCCGGGTGTTTCTTGAGCCTCGGGAGGTGATTTTAGATTCGAGTCCCCAGGTAAGGGTACTCGACCCGAATACAGCAGTGCTGGAAATTTCCAGTTTTCGCAGTCCCTATTTTGAAGAAGAAGACTGGAAAAAGGTGATTCGCCAATTGGAGCCGTTTTCCAAAGTGCTGGTGGACATTCGCGAAAACTCCGGCGGAAGTTTTGTGGCTATGCTCAGAGCTCTGTCTCCCTTCTTCTGCGAGCCGACTTTGATTGGGCACTTAGTTCAGCCGCGAAAGGATCAGGACAAGAGGGGGCCCTTGCTGGATAACCTGGCCGAGGATTATCAGTTGGCCGAGTTGGATCAGAAGGGTGTTCTTGATCTGGTGACTTTTGCTGGCTATGGATGTGTGAAAGGAAAGGTGACGGTTCTCACCAACTATCAAACCGCCTCGGTCTCAGAGATTTTCGCCCATGGGATTCGCAAACGAGGCAATGCCCGGGTGTGGGGCGAGCCCACGGCAGGTGATGTGGTGCTTGCCGTGTGGTATGCCATTCCTCATTTGGCAAAAGGTTACAGTTTGTCCATCCCTGAAGCCACGGTGGTTACTCACGACAACGTCAACCTAGAAGCTCAGGGTGTCTGGCCGGACCGGGAGTTGGAATATCGTCTGAGTGATGCGGTTCAGGGGCTGGATAGTTGGGTGGTTGAGGCGGCTCGGTAA
- a CDS encoding CrcB family protein, producing MIYLGVGVFGAVGALIRFFVGRWVGEASFPYATLVVNVAGGFAIGYLFMVFQDGAQWGAWPMWVRTGVTVGGLGALTTFSTFSLESMRLMTSGAVGLGLLNILANNLLSLSCCYLGWKMGAA from the coding sequence ATGATCTACTTAGGTGTTGGTGTTTTTGGTGCCGTGGGCGCCTTGATTCGCTTTTTTGTTGGCCGCTGGGTGGGGGAGGCATCCTTTCCCTATGCCACTCTGGTGGTTAACGTGGCAGGTGGTTTTGCCATTGGTTACCTGTTTATGGTCTTTCAAGACGGGGCTCAGTGGGGAGCCTGGCCCATGTGGGTGCGCACGGGTGTGACCGTCGGCGGCTTGGGTGCTCTGACCACTTTTTCCACCTTCAGTCTTGAGTCCATGCGCTTGATGACTTCTGGTGCGGTCGGCCTTGGGCTTCTAAATATCCTGGCCAACAATCTCCTCAGTTTGAGTTGCTGCTACCTGGGCTGGAAAATGGGCGCTGCCTAG
- a CDS encoding response regulator, producing MAAGKELPPERKLILLVEDDESLRASVEKLLLSAGYSVKSAGNGLHGQQLLRTGSTFHLILSDLKMPGQTGLQLLQWVRKSDSFQDIPFLIFTASMAKQDLVLAAKLGVSEYILKPSRNQEILHKISKALANAEIMARSKATA from the coding sequence ATGGCTGCTGGGAAAGAACTGCCACCTGAGCGCAAACTTATCCTTCTCGTCGAGGACGACGAGTCCCTTCGTGCGTCTGTCGAAAAGCTCTTGCTGAGTGCTGGCTACTCAGTGAAGTCCGCAGGCAATGGTCTCCATGGCCAGCAGCTTCTGCGCACCGGCTCCACCTTTCACTTGATTCTGTCGGATCTGAAAATGCCCGGACAAACGGGCCTCCAACTCCTGCAATGGGTGCGCAAAAGCGATTCCTTCCAGGACATTCCTTTTTTGATCTTCACCGCCAGTATGGCCAAACAGGACCTGGTGCTGGCGGCAAAGCTTGGGGTGTCCGAATACATCCTTAAGCCTTCACGCAACCAGGAGATCTTGCACAAAATCTCCAAAGCTCTGGCCAACGCGGAGATCATGGCCCGCTCAAAGGCTACAGCTTAA
- a CDS encoding NYN domain-containing protein, translating to MDNKPSSQKLCFQKVGIFVDAENIELSGLKHMEGYTNYKKILDHVGDREIIRILYYKPEYKEISSDFVTFWKGLGGEIRRPAKNADTFLVIDAVTMADKLDVAIILGGDKDFLPLVWYLKSRGCRTEIWSWPQATSQEVKEAVDQYFPLDESFVLGGEEKKPKKGPPRRGRGTNKKADPSKKPDPNRS from the coding sequence GTGGACAACAAGCCAAGTAGCCAAAAGCTGTGTTTTCAAAAGGTCGGCATCTTCGTTGATGCCGAGAACATTGAACTCAGCGGCCTCAAACACATGGAAGGCTACACCAATTATAAAAAGATTCTCGATCACGTTGGTGACCGAGAAATCATTCGCATTCTCTATTACAAACCAGAATACAAAGAGATCTCTTCCGACTTTGTCACTTTTTGGAAAGGCCTGGGCGGGGAGATCAGGCGGCCGGCGAAAAACGCCGACACCTTTTTAGTCATTGATGCCGTCACCATGGCGGACAAGTTGGACGTGGCCATTATCTTAGGGGGCGACAAAGATTTTCTGCCCCTGGTTTGGTATCTCAAGAGCCGTGGCTGTCGCACCGAAATTTGGTCTTGGCCCCAAGCTACCTCTCAGGAAGTAAAAGAGGCTGTGGATCAGTATTTTCCTCTTGATGAGAGCTTTGTTCTTGGCGGTGAGGAAAAGAAACCAAAGAAGGGGCCTCCACGAAGGGGGCGGGGAACCAACAAAAAAGCCGACCCAAGCAAGAAACCCGACCCTAATCGCAGTTAG